A stretch of the Aphanothece sacrum FPU1 genome encodes the following:
- a CDS encoding DUF3598 family protein, which produces MASVNLQEQHWTRLFGNVTTEPIPHYGSWTVFSLENTILRNFQGLRILQANEDLTILTHTNKFPQNDGTFQEKSWEIKKETCNLADGLLHPADPTKRSFSILEYGATSWFPQKLIPGIQFSVEFFLKYDPSNDSIGGIYGDNGVLDRIIMIREQLGDFPCEPLTPLTNISGSWQGEKLTMMPDLRILEPEIIPKLILDPSEGQNQTFFLPDQVVLTIPKMVKLGEAFQMFAGRLVTANRYQRLSVMYNELGNFVSLSNETFQC; this is translated from the coding sequence ATGGCATCAGTCAATCTTCAAGAACAACACTGGACAAGACTTTTTGGTAATGTTACAACAGAACCAATTCCTCATTATGGTTCTTGGACAGTTTTTTCATTAGAAAATACAATTCTTAGGAATTTTCAGGGTCTCAGAATTTTACAAGCTAATGAAGATTTAACTATTCTTACTCATACTAATAAATTTCCTCAAAATGACGGTACATTTCAAGAAAAAAGTTGGGAAATTAAGAAAGAAACTTGTAATTTAGCTGATGGCTTACTCCATCCGGCTGACCCTACTAAAAGATCTTTTTCTATCTTAGAATATGGTGCAACTTCTTGGTTTCCTCAAAAATTAATCCCAGGAATTCAATTTAGTGTGGAATTTTTTCTCAAATATGACCCAAGTAATGATAGCATTGGTGGTATCTATGGAGATAATGGCGTTTTAGATAGAATTATTATGATTCGGGAACAATTAGGCGATTTTCCCTGTGAACCATTAACCCCATTAACTAACATTTCTGGTAGTTGGCAAGGGGAAAAATTAACAATGATGCCAGATTTAAGGATTTTAGAGCCTGAAATCATCCCCAAATTAATTTTAGACCCCTCTGAAGGACAAAATCAAACTTTTTTCCTCCCTGATCAAGTTGTCTTGACAATTCCTAAAATGGTAAAATTAGGAGAAGCCTTCCAAATGTTTGCAGGAAGATTAGTCACAGCAAATCGCTATCAACGACTTAGCGTTATGTATAATGAACTGGGAAACTTTGTGAGCC
- a CDS encoding glucose-6-phosphate isomerase yields MNNLQLWQRYQDWLYYHEGLGLYLDISRMRFDDQFVNHLKPKFDKAFQDMEALESGAIANPDEGRMVGHYWLRAPELAPNEAVKAEITQPLTMIAEFVKKVHQGTIKPPTASKFTDVLSVGIGGSALGPQFVAEALTDTFPPMAIHFIDNTDPQGIDRILTKIGDRLKSTLVVITTKSGGTPETRNGMLELKHAYEVKGLAFEPHAVAVTMPGSKMDQLATNWLARFPMQDWVGGRTSELSAVGLLPAALQGIDIQAMLAGAKEMDQATRVKDIKTNPSALLALAWYYSGNGKGEKDMVILPYKDSLLLFSRYLQQLVMESLGKEKDLDGNTVYQGIAVYGNKGSTDQHAYVQQLREGVPNFFATFIEVLDDGRKIPLELDPGITSGDYLSGFIQGTRQALYENNRDSITITIPQVNPRTVGALIALYERAVSFYGSLVNVNAYHQPGVEAGKKMAASILDLQSQVQTVIKETNSPLDLATLAEKAGSPQAVEAVYKIVRHLAANGRHVSLDGDLSNPSTLKISAS; encoded by the coding sequence ATGAATAACTTACAACTTTGGCAACGTTACCAAGACTGGCTTTATTATCACGAAGGGTTAGGACTATATCTTGATATTAGTCGGATGCGCTTTGATGATCAATTTGTTAACCATCTTAAACCCAAATTTGACAAAGCCTTTCAAGATATGGAAGCCTTAGAAAGTGGGGCGATCGCTAATCCCGATGAAGGAAGAATGGTAGGACATTATTGGTTACGGGCCCCCGAATTAGCCCCTAATGAAGCCGTAAAAGCCGAAATTACCCAACCTTTAACAATGATCGCAGAATTTGTTAAAAAAGTCCATCAGGGAACTATTAAACCTCCCACCGCTTCTAAATTTACAGATGTTCTGTCGGTTGGTATCGGTGGCTCAGCTTTAGGCCCTCAATTTGTGGCTGAAGCTTTGACTGATACCTTTCCTCCCATGGCTATCCATTTTATCGATAATACTGATCCCCAAGGCATTGATCGTATCTTAACTAAAATTGGCGATCGCCTGAAAAGTACCCTAGTGGTGATCACCACTAAGTCAGGAGGAACCCCCGAAACTCGTAACGGGATGTTAGAACTTAAACACGCTTACGAAGTTAAAGGTTTAGCTTTTGAACCCCATGCAGTTGCAGTAACAATGCCAGGGAGTAAAATGGATCAGTTAGCAACTAACTGGTTAGCTAGGTTTCCCATGCAAGATTGGGTAGGTGGACGGACATCAGAACTGTCGGCCGTTGGTTTATTACCTGCAGCTTTACAAGGTATTGATATTCAAGCCATGTTAGCAGGTGCGAAAGAAATGGATCAAGCAACCAGGGTAAAAGATATTAAGACAAACCCTTCTGCTTTATTAGCACTCGCTTGGTATTATTCGGGAAATGGGAAAGGTGAAAAAGATATGGTCATCCTTCCCTATAAAGATAGTTTGCTGTTGTTTAGTCGTTATTTACAACAGTTAGTTATGGAGTCTTTAGGAAAAGAAAAAGATCTTGATGGTAATACGGTTTATCAAGGTATTGCAGTTTATGGGAATAAAGGATCAACAGATCAACACGCTTATGTTCAACAATTAAGAGAAGGAGTGCCTAACTTTTTTGCTACCTTTATTGAAGTCTTAGATGATGGCCGAAAAATTCCTTTAGAATTAGATCCAGGTATTACTTCGGGTGACTATTTATCAGGGTTTATTCAAGGAACAAGACAGGCATTATACGAAAATAATCGTGATTCTATTACTATTACCATTCCTCAAGTTAATCCCCGCACCGTTGGGGCTTTAATTGCCCTCTATGAAAGGGCTGTTAGTTTCTATGGATCTTTGGTTAATGTTAATGCTTATCACCAACCAGGAGTAGAAGCAGGTAAGAAAATGGCAGCTTCTATTTTAGACTTACAAAGTCAGGTACAAACTGTTATTAAGGAAACAAATAGTCCTTTAGATTTGGCAACTTTAGCCGAAAAAGCAGGATCACCTCAAGCGGTAGAAGCTGTTTATAAAATTGTTCGTCATTTAGCAGCAAATGGTCGCCATGTCTCCTTAGATGGAGATTTAAGTAACCCCTCAACCCTCAAAATTTCTGCTAGTTAG
- a CDS encoding biotin--[acetyl-CoA-carboxylase] ligase has product MGFNYAQFIIELANLFDDFPLSPSSVYVFDTIASTNVIVRQLLEQGHKPPLVAIASQQTAGKGQWGRTWYSPPGGLYLSMALDLSLSVQELPHLTLWSSWGIAQILRKYDIPVGLKWPNDLILKGRKLGGIKSETSIYQGRINQGIIGIGINWSNEVPPTGISLQSFWTPHTVPPIASLEQLGAIILTGVFQGYNYYLSQGSDRLLYAYVQLLESMGSSVVVNGVTGIITGVTPQGELKVRFDASGASTEIALPPGTISLGYDTQ; this is encoded by the coding sequence ATGGGATTTAATTATGCACAATTTATCATTGAATTAGCTAATTTGTTTGATGATTTTCCCCTGTCTCCCTCATCAGTTTATGTCTTTGATACTATAGCTTCAACTAATGTTATTGTGAGACAACTCCTAGAACAAGGGCATAAACCACCCCTAGTGGCGATCGCATCTCAACAAACTGCCGGAAAAGGGCAATGGGGACGTACTTGGTATTCTCCCCCCGGAGGACTCTATCTTTCTATGGCCCTAGACTTATCATTATCAGTACAAGAACTGCCTCATTTAACTTTATGGAGTTCTTGGGGTATAGCCCAAATCTTAAGGAAATATGATATTCCTGTTGGATTAAAGTGGCCTAATGATTTAATACTTAAAGGCCGTAAATTAGGGGGCATTAAAAGTGAAACCAGTATTTATCAAGGCCGTATCAACCAGGGTATCATAGGTATTGGCATTAATTGGTCTAATGAGGTTCCCCCAACCGGAATTAGTTTACAATCGTTTTGGACTCCCCATACTGTCCCTCCTATTGCCTCTCTCGAACAACTAGGGGCTATTATCTTAACAGGAGTGTTTCAAGGATACAACTATTATTTATCCCAAGGTAGCGATCGCTTATTATACGCTTATGTACAATTATTAGAGAGTATGGGCAGTTCTGTCGTGGTTAACGGGGTCACAGGTATCATCACAGGAGTTACCCCGCAAGGAGAGTTAAAGGTGCGTTTTGACGCTTCTGGAGCTAGTACAGAAATAGCCTTACCCCCTGGCACAATTTCTTTGGGTTATGATACTCAGTAG
- the pgeF gene encoding peptidoglycan editing factor PgeF — translation MISDRPISTVTWQWQGWQGLPYLTCTLLKDWQHGFFTQPFYPRTPESLTEILAKGAITYRVKQVHGNRVLTPSEIDLERQNKELTDGFSCGDAIITNQQKQAIWVASADCTPLLIGDVVKGNIAAIHAGWRGTAQKIVPHAIARFQELGSSLENLRVAMGPAISGEVYQVTEAVGAEVGSSLFKKEEIDSPKAILMELQEMFNPPILPDIEEGKVRLDVRRINQLQLQKLGIQEEQIAIAPYCTYQSPSHFFSYRRTGEKKVQWSGIVN, via the coding sequence ATGATTAGCGATCGCCCAATTTCAACTGTGACTTGGCAATGGCAAGGATGGCAAGGTTTACCCTATTTAACTTGTACTTTGTTAAAAGATTGGCAACACGGTTTTTTTACTCAACCATTTTACCCTCGTACTCCTGAAAGTTTAACAGAAATTTTAGCTAAAGGGGCTATTACTTATCGAGTTAAACAAGTGCATGGAAACCGAGTTTTAACCCCATCAGAAATTGATTTAGAAAGACAAAATAAAGAGTTAACTGATGGTTTCTCCTGTGGTGATGCCATTATTACAAACCAGCAAAAACAGGCAATTTGGGTAGCTAGTGCTGATTGTACACCATTATTGATTGGGGATGTTGTTAAGGGTAATATTGCTGCTATTCATGCAGGATGGCGCGGTACTGCTCAAAAAATTGTTCCTCATGCGATCGCCAGATTTCAAGAATTAGGCAGTTCTTTAGAGAATTTACGGGTGGCTATGGGGCCTGCCATTAGTGGAGAAGTGTATCAGGTGACAGAAGCTGTAGGGGCAGAGGTGGGGTCTAGTTTGTTCAAAAAAGAAGAAATAGACAGTCCTAAAGCTATTTTAATGGAGTTACAAGAAATGTTTAACCCTCCTATCCTTCCTGATATAGAAGAGGGAAAAGTACGATTAGATGTACGAAGAATCAATCAATTACAGTTACAAAAGTTAGGCATTCAAGAAGAACAAATTGCGATCGCGCCTTATTGTACTTATCAATCACCATCTCATTTTTTTTCTTATCGACGTACAGGAGAAAAAAAGGTACAATGGTCAGGAATTGTTAATTAA
- the petE gene encoding plastocyanin encodes MSRKLGLLIAAIALVVSTLFVAVNPVAAETYEVKMGTDAGALGFQPKELTINAGDTVKWINNKLAPHNAVIDGNTILSHKGLVFAPGESFESTFNDAGEYTYYCEPHRGAGMIGKIIVK; translated from the coding sequence ATGTCAAGAAAATTAGGGTTACTCATTGCTGCGATCGCGCTAGTTGTCTCTACCTTATTTGTTGCAGTCAACCCAGTGGCAGCAGAAACCTATGAAGTTAAAATGGGAACTGACGCAGGAGCATTAGGTTTTCAACCCAAAGAACTGACCATCAATGCCGGAGATACAGTGAAGTGGATTAATAACAAATTGGCCCCTCATAATGCTGTGATTGACGGAAATACCATATTGTCTCACAAAGGACTTGTATTTGCCCCTGGAGAGTCTTTTGAAAGTACCTTCAACGATGCTGGCGAATATACTTATTACTGTGAACCCCATCGTGGTGCTGGTATGATTGGTAAGATCATCGTTAAGTAA
- a CDS encoding glycoside hydrolase, translating into MAHPLYVAFIWHQHQPLYKSREAVADAMGQYRMPWARLHGVKDYLDLVLVLEEYPQLHQTVNLVPSLILQLEDYAQGKGIDPYLALTLTPEEQLGHQQKQTIIKHFFDAHHRTLIDPHPRYAQLYEQKQEKGIRWCLENWSNQDYGDLLAWHNLAWIDPIFREKDPAIQAWFDQGKGFTLGDRKKIIAKHRQIISQIIPQHRKMQESGQLEITTTPYTHPILPLLADTNSGRVAIPQIELPQRRYQWPQDIPRHLRKAKEIYTDRFGIEPRGLWSSEQSVSPAILPYIAQAKFKWMCSDEAVLGWSLKHFFHRDETGNVYEPELIYRPYRIETLYGDISIVFRDHRLSDLIGFTYGGMDVRHAVTDLIGHLDAISRSLVEREPGNETTLQNPWLVTIALDGENCWEFYQEDGLPFLRELYKRLSQDEDIKLVTVGEFLQEFPATETIAADQLHSGSWVDGSFSTWIGDPVKNKAWDLLTEARKTLAKHPEATEETNPNAWEALFAAQGSDWFWWFGEGHSSNDDALFDELFREHLRGVYRALNEAIPIQLYEPLEDHAQKADHAPEGFIQPVIDGYGDEQDWHNAGRIEVGGAMGTMHKASAVQRLYYGLNHLKFYLRFDFKMGVEPGKDTPNELHLLWYYPGAKVYTSPAPLIDLPDQAPLNYYFHHHVGINLLTQSVWLQQAWNNHEWHPKNSRVEVAFNQCLELAIPWADLHREPDAWLHLVAIFADHGKFRSYLPENRFIELQIP; encoded by the coding sequence ATGGCCCACCCTCTATACGTTGCATTTATCTGGCATCAACACCAACCCCTTTATAAATCCCGTGAAGCTGTAGCCGATGCTATGGGACAATATCGTATGCCTTGGGCCAGATTACACGGGGTTAAAGATTATCTCGATTTAGTCCTGGTTTTAGAAGAATATCCTCAATTACACCAAACGGTCAATTTAGTTCCTTCCCTGATCTTACAATTGGAAGATTATGCACAAGGGAAAGGTATTGATCCTTATTTAGCCTTAACCCTGACTCCTGAAGAACAACTAGGCCATCAACAAAAACAGACGATTATTAAACACTTTTTTGATGCTCATCATCGCACTTTAATTGATCCTCATCCTCGTTATGCCCAACTGTATGAACAAAAACAGGAAAAGGGGATAAGATGGTGTTTAGAGAACTGGTCTAATCAAGATTATGGCGATCTACTTGCTTGGCATAATTTAGCTTGGATCGATCCGATCTTTCGAGAAAAAGATCCTGCTATTCAAGCTTGGTTCGACCAAGGAAAAGGGTTTACTTTAGGCGATCGCAAAAAAATCATTGCTAAACATAGGCAGATCATCAGTCAGATTATCCCCCAACATCGAAAGATGCAGGAGTCAGGTCAATTAGAGATAACGACCACGCCTTATACTCACCCGATTTTACCATTATTGGCGGATACTAACTCAGGAAGGGTAGCTATTCCTCAAATTGAATTACCTCAACGACGTTATCAGTGGCCTCAAGATATCCCTCGACATTTACGCAAAGCCAAGGAAATATACACTGATCGCTTTGGTATAGAACCCCGTGGTTTATGGTCTTCGGAACAGTCAGTTAGTCCTGCCATTTTACCTTATATTGCTCAAGCTAAGTTTAAATGGATGTGTTCGGATGAGGCAGTTTTAGGTTGGAGTCTCAAGCATTTCTTTCATCGCGATGAGACAGGAAATGTCTATGAACCGGAATTAATTTATCGTCCTTATCGTATAGAAACTCTCTATGGAGATATTTCTATTGTTTTTCGAGATCACCGTTTATCAGATTTAATTGGGTTTACTTATGGGGGAATGGATGTCCGTCATGCTGTTACTGATTTGATCGGACATTTAGACGCAATTTCTCGTTCTTTGGTGGAAAGAGAACCAGGAAACGAAACTACTCTGCAAAACCCTTGGTTAGTGACAATCGCTTTAGATGGAGAAAATTGTTGGGAATTTTATCAAGAAGATGGACTACCTTTCTTGCGAGAATTATATAAACGTTTAAGTCAGGATGAAGATATTAAACTGGTAACAGTTGGGGAATTTTTACAAGAATTTCCTGCCACTGAAACTATTGCGGCCGATCAGCTACATAGTGGATCTTGGGTTGATGGTAGCTTTAGCACTTGGATTGGTGATCCGGTAAAAAATAAGGCTTGGGATTTACTGACAGAAGCGAGAAAGACCTTAGCGAAACATCCTGAAGCGACGGAAGAAACTAACCCTAATGCTTGGGAAGCGTTATTTGCTGCTCAAGGATCAGACTGGTTTTGGTGGTTTGGGGAGGGTCATTCTTCTAATGATGATGCTTTGTTTGATGAGTTGTTCCGGGAGCATTTACGAGGGGTTTATCGCGCTCTCAATGAAGCTATACCGATTCAATTATATGAACCTTTAGAAGATCATGCCCAAAAAGCGGATCATGCTCCTGAAGGGTTTATTCAACCTGTAATTGATGGTTATGGAGATGAACAAGACTGGCATAATGCTGGACGTATTGAGGTGGGTGGGGCCATGGGAACCATGCACAAAGCTAGTGCAGTACAACGTCTTTATTATGGGTTAAATCATCTCAAGTTTTATCTTAGATTTGATTTTAAAATGGGAGTGGAACCCGGAAAAGATACCCCAAATGAGCTACATTTACTTTGGTATTATCCTGGAGCAAAGGTTTATACTAGTCCGGCCCCTTTGATTGATTTACCGGATCAAGCACCTTTAAATTATTATTTTCATCATCATGTTGGCATTAATTTATTAACACAATCAGTTTGGTTACAACAAGCGTGGAATAATCATGAATGGCATCCAAAAAACAGTCGGGTGGAAGTGGCTTTTAATCAATGTTTAGAGTTAGCTATTCCTTGGGCTGATTTACATCGGGAACCGGATGCTTGGTTACATTTAGTGGCTATCTTTGCTGATCATGGTAAGTTTAGGAGTTATTTGCCAGAAAATCGTTTTATTGAATTACAAATTCCCTAA
- a CDS encoding CPBP family intramembrane glutamic endopeptidase encodes MLLSSKDHWLNSLVEFPAGIKIGLFLLTWIIIWLPLGVLLGKRIKWRPFQSLSGSQKLPLVLSLYLTTPFVLWLTLRLDRTYLSDYGLSWQPTLFLSLLIGIVMGIGGIGVIFALEGVFGWLNWHRENLPRLGKIFLPLLGLGLWVGITEELIFRGVFFNVLQKDYTLEVAAVISSGIFSLVHLLWEREDTLPQIPGLWLMGMVLVGARLVDGGSIGLAWGLHAGWILGLAALDAAELISYTGKGLDWIIGFRQQPLAGIGGIFCLLGTGFILSQL; translated from the coding sequence ATGTTATTATCGTCAAAAGACCATTGGCTTAATAGTCTGGTTGAGTTTCCTGCGGGGATCAAAATCGGTCTTTTCTTATTAACTTGGATCATCATCTGGCTACCTTTAGGGGTTCTCTTAGGCAAAAGAATCAAATGGCGACCCTTTCAATCCCTAAGTGGCAGTCAAAAGTTACCTTTAGTGCTATCATTATACTTAACCACTCCATTTGTATTGTGGTTAACCCTCAGATTAGACAGAACATATTTATCAGATTACGGACTGTCTTGGCAACCTACTCTATTCTTATCATTATTGATAGGGATAGTAATGGGAATAGGGGGAATAGGGGTTATTTTTGCTTTAGAAGGGGTGTTTGGCTGGTTAAACTGGCATCGAGAAAACCTACCCCGTTTAGGCAAGATATTTTTGCCCTTATTAGGTTTAGGTTTATGGGTAGGTATAACGGAAGAATTGATTTTTCGTGGGGTCTTTTTTAATGTATTACAGAAAGATTATACTCTAGAGGTTGCGGCGGTTATTTCTAGTGGCATATTTTCTTTAGTACACTTATTATGGGAACGAGAAGACACCCTACCTCAAATACCTGGATTATGGTTAATGGGGATGGTGTTAGTAGGTGCTAGATTAGTTGATGGTGGTAGTATTGGGTTAGCGTGGGGACTCCATGCGGGTTGGATATTAGGGTTAGCTGCGTTAGATGCTGCGGAGTTAATCTCTTATACAGGTAAAGGGTTAGATTGGATAATTGGGTTTAGACAGCAACCTTTAGCGGGTATTGGGGGAATTTTCTGTTTATTAGGGACTGGGTTTATTTTATCCCAGTTGTGA
- a CDS encoding AbrB family transcriptional regulator, with the protein MSELNTNPLSGKALLQKVKELSHLPRRETAKRCGFYTITKEGQTRVNLTDFYDAVLGAKGVPLEPGTSKDGRGREPTFRVSVHKNGQIVIGSTYTEQMGLKPGDEFEIKLGYKHIHLKQVDIDAEDDEEAA; encoded by the coding sequence ATGAGTGAACTAAATACCAATCCTTTATCAGGAAAAGCCCTACTTCAAAAAGTAAAAGAGCTATCCCACTTACCCCGCCGAGAAACAGCAAAACGCTGTGGTTTTTATACCATAACAAAAGAAGGTCAAACTCGTGTCAATTTGACGGACTTTTATGATGCAGTTCTAGGCGCGAAAGGAGTTCCTCTCGAACCCGGAACCTCTAAAGATGGTCGTGGCCGAGAACCTACTTTTCGTGTGAGCGTCCACAAGAATGGTCAAATTGTCATCGGTTCCACCTATACTGAGCAGATGGGATTGAAACCAGGAGATGAGTTTGAAATTAAATTAGGTTACAAACACATCCATCTCAAACAGGTTGATATTGATGCCGAAGATGATGAAGAAGCAGCATAA